In one window of Rhodovulum sp. P5 DNA:
- a CDS encoding LacI family DNA-binding transcriptional regulator — MGQERVRTMEELASVSGVSRPTLSKYFNDPTSVRATTRARIEAALERYDYTPNVYAINQNRHLTRNIGIVVPFLADPFFAEVARNLELRCSGAGFNPILLSSHGDPDREIENLESLRGIRPAGVLLAPIGRRSHHQALNAFCQNVPTVLFDCDVDDVGDAMFGTDHLQSTGIIVEYLARTGDPPALFEMANAPNPNANKRRAAYEATMRRLGHEPMLLAADGAGWSFEEIAHREAGRMIAQRRLPTDTILCSNDRLAIGFLAAAYEKGLRVGIGEGHALRVAGHDDHPFSRFTCPSLTTVSQNYDQISGRSLEQLLSIIASGERPQTKRSTLFDASVVMRKSA; from the coding sequence ATGGGTCAGGAACGAGTTCGAACGATGGAGGAACTTGCCTCGGTGAGTGGCGTTTCTCGTCCGACCCTGTCGAAATACTTCAACGATCCGACATCGGTCCGGGCCACCACGCGCGCACGGATCGAAGCTGCACTCGAACGATACGATTACACGCCGAACGTCTATGCGATCAATCAGAACAGGCACCTGACGCGCAATATCGGGATCGTCGTGCCATTCCTTGCCGACCCGTTCTTTGCAGAGGTTGCCCGCAATCTCGAGCTTCGGTGCAGCGGGGCCGGCTTCAACCCCATCCTGTTGAGTTCTCACGGCGATCCAGACCGCGAAATCGAAAATCTCGAAAGTCTTCGGGGCATTCGCCCAGCCGGTGTCCTGCTTGCACCGATCGGGCGGCGGTCGCATCACCAAGCACTGAACGCGTTCTGCCAGAACGTTCCCACGGTGCTGTTCGATTGCGACGTGGATGACGTGGGCGATGCCATGTTCGGCACGGATCACCTTCAAAGTACTGGCATTATTGTGGAATATCTCGCCCGTACAGGCGATCCGCCGGCGCTGTTCGAGATGGCCAACGCGCCCAATCCAAACGCAAACAAACGGCGCGCGGCCTACGAAGCCACAATGCGCAGGCTTGGCCATGAGCCGATGCTGCTGGCGGCCGACGGCGCTGGCTGGTCCTTCGAAGAGATCGCGCATCGCGAGGCTGGCCGGATGATCGCGCAACGTCGCCTCCCGACGGACACGATCCTGTGCAGCAACGACCGCCTGGCCATCGGGTTTCTTGCCGCCGCATACGAGAAGGGGCTACGCGTGGGGATCGGCGAAGGACACGCGCTTCGCGTCGCGGGTCATGACGACCACCCCTTCTCGCGGTTCACGTGTCCCTCGTTGACGACGGTCTCGCAGAATTACGACCAGATTTCCGGACGCAGCCTCGAACAGTTGCTGTCGATAATCGCCTCGGGAGAGCGCCCGCAGACAAAAAGATCCACGCTTTTCGATGCCTCTGTGGTCATGCGGAAGTCAGCATAA
- a CDS encoding carbohydrate ABC transporter permease has translation MATQHSRSAARLMMAPAVILLLGWMLVPLTMTLWFSFRNYFPLRPDREPGWAGFSNFERFLTSSAFWPSVQTTLVIVGGVLFITVVLGVLLALLLDQPMWGQGAVRILVIAPFFVMPTVSALVWKNMFMDPTNGLLAHLWRFFGADPVAWLSELPTASIVMIVSWQWLPFATLILLTAVQSLDREQLEASEMDGASPLARFFYIILPHLSRAITIVILIQTIFLLSIFAEIFVTTGGAFGTRTLTYLIFQRVLESQNVGLGSAGGVYAIILANIVAIFLMRIVGKNLDK, from the coding sequence ATGGCTACCCAGCATTCCCGCTCCGCCGCACGCCTGATGATGGCACCAGCCGTGATCCTGCTTCTGGGCTGGATGCTGGTTCCGCTAACGATGACGCTGTGGTTCTCGTTCCGCAACTATTTCCCACTACGCCCCGACCGCGAACCTGGCTGGGCCGGCTTCTCGAATTTCGAACGCTTCCTGACCTCCAGTGCCTTCTGGCCCAGCGTACAGACGACGCTGGTGATCGTCGGCGGCGTGCTTTTCATCACCGTCGTTCTGGGCGTGCTGCTGGCCCTGTTGCTGGACCAGCCGATGTGGGGACAGGGCGCAGTGCGCATCCTGGTCATTGCGCCGTTTTTCGTCATGCCAACCGTGTCAGCGCTGGTGTGGAAGAACATGTTCATGGACCCAACGAACGGCCTTCTGGCGCATCTTTGGCGGTTCTTCGGGGCAGACCCCGTGGCGTGGCTGTCCGAGCTTCCGACCGCCTCGATCGTGATGATCGTGTCCTGGCAATGGCTACCCTTCGCCACGCTGATCCTGCTGACGGCGGTGCAGTCGCTGGACCGCGAACAGCTGGAAGCCTCTGAAATGGACGGGGCCAGTCCGCTGGCGCGCTTCTTCTACATCATCCTGCCGCATCTGAGCCGGGCGATCACCATCGTGATCCTGATCCAGACGATCTTTCTGCTGTCGATCTTCGCGGAAATATTCGTGACCACGGGCGGCGCATTCGGCACCCGCACGCTGACCTACCTGATCTTCCAGCGCGTTCTGGAAAGCCAGAATGTGGGTCTGGGCAGCGCGGGGGGCGTCTACGCCATCATCCTCGCCAATATCGTCGCCATCTTCCTGATGCGCATCGTCGGCAAGAACCTGGACAAGTGA
- a CDS encoding sugar ABC transporter substrate-binding protein: MSLKRVLGATTALSLLTGAALAQDTTITIATVNNGDMIRMQGYTDQFTEATGIGVEWVTLEENVLRSRVTTDITTKGGQFDIMTIGMYETPIWGANGWLVPLDDLSAEYDVDDILPAMRNGLSHDGTLYAAPFYGESSMVMYRTDLMEKAGLEMPQAPTWEFIREAAAAMDDDANDINGICLRGKAGWGEGGAFITVTGNSFGARWFDENWRPQFDQPEWEEALTFFTNLMNDYGPAGYATNGFNENLSLFQQGKCGMWIDATVAASFVTNPEESTVADHVGFALAPNKEGVEKRSNWLWAWALAIPAGTQKADAAKQFIEWATSKDYIELVAANEGWANVPPGARTSLYETPEYQKVPFAKMTLESIKAADPTNPTVDPVPYVGIQFVAIPEFAGIASQVSQEFSAVYAGQQSVQDALKKAQAIATEEMEAAGY; the protein is encoded by the coding sequence ATGTCACTCAAGCGCGTTCTCGGTGCCACGACGGCGCTTTCGCTGCTCACCGGCGCGGCCCTTGCACAAGACACCACGATCACCATCGCCACCGTGAACAACGGCGACATGATCCGGATGCAGGGCTACACCGACCAGTTCACCGAGGCGACCGGCATCGGCGTCGAGTGGGTCACACTGGAAGAGAACGTGCTGCGCAGCCGTGTCACCACCGACATCACCACCAAGGGCGGCCAGTTCGACATCATGACCATCGGCATGTACGAGACACCGATCTGGGGTGCGAACGGCTGGCTGGTGCCACTGGATGACCTGTCCGCCGAATACGACGTCGACGACATCCTGCCCGCGATGCGTAATGGACTGAGCCATGACGGAACGCTGTATGCTGCACCATTCTACGGCGAAAGCTCCATGGTCATGTACCGCACCGACTTGATGGAGAAAGCTGGCCTGGAAATGCCCCAGGCCCCGACTTGGGAATTCATCCGCGAAGCGGCCGCCGCGATGGACGACGATGCCAACGACATCAACGGAATCTGCCTGCGCGGCAAGGCCGGGTGGGGCGAAGGCGGCGCCTTCATCACGGTGACGGGCAACTCCTTCGGCGCGCGCTGGTTCGACGAAAACTGGCGGCCCCAGTTCGACCAGCCCGAGTGGGAAGAGGCACTGACCTTCTTCACCAACCTGATGAACGACTACGGCCCGGCAGGCTACGCCACCAACGGCTTCAATGAAAACCTGTCGCTGTTCCAGCAGGGCAAGTGCGGCATGTGGATCGACGCCACCGTGGCGGCCTCCTTCGTGACGAACCCCGAGGAGTCGACCGTCGCCGATCATGTGGGGTTCGCCCTGGCGCCGAACAAGGAAGGCGTTGAGAAGCGCTCCAACTGGCTGTGGGCATGGGCGCTGGCGATCCCGGCGGGCACGCAGAAAGCAGACGCCGCAAAGCAGTTCATCGAATGGGCGACGTCAAAGGACTATATCGAGCTTGTAGCTGCGAACGAGGGCTGGGCGAACGTGCCGCCGGGCGCACGCACGTCACTCTATGAGACGCCAGAGTATCAAAAGGTCCCGTTCGCCAAGATGACGCTGGAATCGATCAAAGCAGCCGATCCGACCAACCCGACGGTCGACCCCGTGCCTTATGTCGGTATTCAGTTCGTCGCGATCCCGGAATTCGCCGGAATCGCCTCGCAGGTCAGCCAGGAGTTCTCTGCCGTCTACGCTGGCCAGCAATCGGTACAGGACGCCCTGAAAAAGGCGCAGGCCATCGCCACCGAGGAAATGGAAGCCGCCGGCTACTAA
- a CDS encoding helix-turn-helix transcriptional regulator, with the protein MAGTAHSPEYRRFVDRLVTARKEAGLSQARLAARLGKPPSFVAKYELSERRLDVLEFVILCRAMEVDPQNLFDALLYDLPDDARI; encoded by the coding sequence ATGGCTGGAACCGCGCATTCCCCCGAATACCGGCGTTTCGTGGACCGGCTTGTCACGGCCCGGAAAGAGGCGGGCCTGTCGCAGGCCCGTCTCGCCGCACGGCTGGGAAAGCCCCCCTCCTTCGTCGCGAAATATGAGTTGTCCGAGCGCCGGCTCGACGTTCTGGAATTCGTGATCCTGTGTCGTGCCATGGAGGTCGATCCGCAAAATCTGTTCGACGCGCTGCTTTATGACCTGCCTGACGATGCCAGGATATGA
- a CDS encoding helix-turn-helix domain-containing protein has translation MKTLREIVVIHDLRRQGLSITAIARKLGCDRKTVRKHLRTGLEAPSYKAQEPRPNLLEPFEACLRGRVAEFPDLSGRRLFREIREMGYEGSYSTVKPFLRTIRPPRHTPFERRFETPPGRQAQAG, from the coding sequence GTGAAGACATTGAGGGAGATTGTCGTGATCCACGATTTGCGACGTCAGGGTTTGAGCATCACGGCCATCGCACGGAAGTTGGGCTGTGACCGCAAGACCGTTCGGAAACATCTGAGAACTGGGCTGGAAGCGCCTTCCTACAAGGCGCAGGAGCCGAGGCCGAACCTTCTTGAACCGTTCGAGGCGTGTCTTCGCGGGCGGGTTGCGGAGTTTCCGGACCTGTCGGGACGGCGGCTGTTCCGGGAAATTCGCGAGATGGGCTACGAGGGCAGCTATTCGACGGTGAAGCCGTTCTTGCGCACGATCCGTCCGCCCCGGCACACACCGTTCGAGCGGCGGTTCGAAACGCCGCCGGGCAGACAGGCCCAGGCCGGGTAA
- a CDS encoding SRPBCC domain-containing protein, protein MLEALDCRLFAYPQEFEYQWVFENGLSPLRFRSELATKKDHFMAHIRNAVNIRTSTTACFAALTQVDGLRKWRGGIVEGEVVQGALLSVFPWPDVRMDWRTQAVEGNARLVQTSKANSDRRLTFDLTDLKDGRVRLDVTEDGWTEDDADMALCSTEWGAALDRLRKHLEQPQPMHEMNR, encoded by the coding sequence GTGCTTGAGGCACTCGACTGCCGCCTGTTTGCATACCCACAGGAATTTGAATACCAATGGGTATTTGAAAATGGATTGAGCCCTCTACGTTTTCGATCAGAACTTGCAACGAAAAAGGACCACTTCATGGCACATATTCGGAACGCAGTGAACATCCGCACGAGCACGACAGCCTGTTTCGCAGCTCTGACCCAGGTCGACGGCCTCCGTAAATGGCGTGGCGGGATTGTTGAGGGGGAGGTCGTGCAGGGCGCGCTCCTCAGCGTCTTTCCATGGCCAGACGTTCGTATGGACTGGAGGACCCAGGCAGTCGAAGGAAACGCGCGTCTTGTGCAGACATCTAAAGCCAACAGCGATCGGCGGCTGACCTTTGATCTGACGGATCTGAAAGATGGTCGCGTCCGTTTGGATGTCACCGAAGACGGCTGGACCGAGGATGACGCCGACATGGCGCTTTGCAGCACCGAGTGGGGGGCTGCACTTGATCGCTTGCGCAAGCACCTTGAACAACCACAGCCGATGCACGAAATGAACCGCTGA